DNA sequence from the Pseudomonas fluorescens Q2-87 genome:
TCGTTCTCGACTGGGTCAACGAAAAGTACCTGGGCCGGGTCATGGAGCTGCTCGACGAGCACGGCAATGGCATGGCGCCTGCGTTGTCCTTATTAATAGGCAGCAAACGCAGTTCGGCACCGCGCGCGGCGCCCAATGCACCGCTGGCCGCCGCAGCGTCCCAGGCCCAGGCCGCCGCGGCGCCGGTTAACAACCACGCCGCGCCTGCACCTGCGCCGAGCAAGCGCAATACACAAAAGGCCGCCGAGGTCAGCGAAGAGCCTTCGCGCGACAGCTTCGACCCGATGGCCGGTGCCAGCTCGCAGCAGGCACCGGTACGTGCCGAACAACGCACTGTCCAGGTCGAGGGCGCGCTCAAGCACACCAGCTACCTGAACCGGACCTTTACCTTCGAGAATTTCGTCGAGGGTAAGTCCAACCAGCTGGCCCGCGCGGCCGCCTGGCAGGTCGCGGACAACCCCAAGCATGGCTACAACCCGCTCTTCCTTTATGGCGGTGTCGGCCTGGGTAAAACCCACTTGATGCACGCGGTAGGTAACCACCTATTAAAGAAGAACCCGAATGCCAAGGTTGTGTACTTGCATTCCGAGCGTTTCGTGGCTGACATGGTCAAGGCACTGCAGTTGAACGCAATCAACGAGTTCAAGCGTTTCTACCGCTCGGTAGACGCCTTGCTGATCGACGACATCCAGTTCTTCGCCCGCAAGGAACGTTCCCAGGAAGAGTTTTTCCACACCTTCAACGCACTGCTTGAGGGCGGGCAGCAGGTCATTCTCACCAGTGACCGTTACCCGAAAGAAATCGAAGGCCTCGAAGAACGCCTCAAGTCGCGTTTCGGCTGGGGCCTGACGGTGGCCGTCGAGCCGCCCGAGCTGGAAACCCGCGTCGCGATCCTGATGAAGAAAGCCGACCAGGCCAAGGTCGAGTTGCCTCACGACGCCGCGTTCTTCATTGCTCAGCGTATTCGCTCGAACGTGCGTGAGCTCGAAGGTGCGCTCAAGCGGGTGATCGCTCACTCGCACTTCATGGGCCGCGATATCACCATCGAGTTGATTCGCGAGTCATTGAAGGATCTGCTGGCATTGCAGGACAAGCTGGTTTCTGTGGATAACATTCAGCGTACCGTGGCTGAATACTACAAAATCAAGATTTCCGACTTGCTGTCCAAACGCCGTTCGCGTTCGGTCGCTCGTCCGCGCCAGGTAGCCATGGCCCTGTCCAAGGAACTGACCAACCACAGCCTGCCGGAAATTGGCGATGTGTTTGGCGGGCGCGACCATACTACGGTGCTGCACGCCTGCCGCAAGATCAACGAACTTAAGGAATCCGACGCGGACATCCGCGAGGACTACAAGAACCTGCTGCGTACACTGACCACTTGATGACCACCAGCGCAGCTTATTAAGGCAAGGGACTAGACCATGCATTTCACCATTCAACGCGAAGCCCTGTTGAAACCCCTGCAACTGGTCGCAGGCGTCGTCGAACG
Encoded proteins:
- the dnaA gene encoding chromosomal replication initiator protein DnaA, with translation MSMELWQQCVELLRDELPAQQFNTWIRPLQVEAEGDELRVYAPNRFVLDWVNEKYLGRVMELLDEHGNGMAPALSLLIGSKRSSAPRAAPNAPLAAAASQAQAAAAPVNNHAAPAPAPSKRNTQKAAEVSEEPSRDSFDPMAGASSQQAPVRAEQRTVQVEGALKHTSYLNRTFTFENFVEGKSNQLARAAAWQVADNPKHGYNPLFLYGGVGLGKTHLMHAVGNHLLKKNPNAKVVYLHSERFVADMVKALQLNAINEFKRFYRSVDALLIDDIQFFARKERSQEEFFHTFNALLEGGQQVILTSDRYPKEIEGLEERLKSRFGWGLTVAVEPPELETRVAILMKKADQAKVELPHDAAFFIAQRIRSNVRELEGALKRVIAHSHFMGRDITIELIRESLKDLLALQDKLVSVDNIQRTVAEYYKIKISDLLSKRRSRSVARPRQVAMALSKELTNHSLPEIGDVFGGRDHTTVLHACRKINELKESDADIREDYKNLLRTLTT